One region of Phragmites australis chromosome 18, lpPhrAust1.1, whole genome shotgun sequence genomic DNA includes:
- the LOC133898935 gene encoding UDP-glucose 6-dehydrogenase 4 produces the protein MVKICCIGAGYVGGPTMAVIALKCPAIEVVVVDISKPRIEAWNSDQLPIYEPGLDDVVKQCRGRNLFFSTNVEKHVAEADIIFVSVNTPTKTRGLGAGKAADLTYWESAARMIADVSKSDKIVVEKSTVPVKTAEAIEKILTHNSKGIKYQILSNPEFLAEGTAIEDLFKPDRVLIGGRETPEGRKAVQALKDVYAHWVPEDRILTTNLWSAELSKLAANAFLAQRISSVNAISALCEATGANVSEVAYAVGKDSRIGPKFLNSSVGFGGSCFQKDILNLVYICECNGLPEVANYWKQVIKINDYQKSRFVNRVVSSMFNTVAGKKIAVLGFAFKKDTGDTRETPAIDVCKGLLGDKAQISIYDPQVTEDQIQRDLAMNKFDWDHPMHLQPTSPTAVKQVRVVWDAYEATKGAHGLCILTEWDEFKTLDYQKIFDNMQKPAFVFDGRNIIDAEKLREIGFIVYSIGKPLDAWLKDMPAVA, from the coding sequence ATGGTGAAGATCTGCTGCATTGGAGCTGGCTATGTTGGTGGCCCAACAATGGCCGTCATTGCCCTCAAGTGCCCGGCAATTgaggttgttgttgttgacatCTCCAAGCCTCGCATTGAAGCTTGGAACAGCGACCAGCTCCCAATCTACGAGCCTGGCCTTGATGATGTTGTGAAGCAGTGCAGGGGCAGGAACCTCTTCTTCAGCACTAATGTTGAGAAGCATGTTGCTGAGGCAGACATCATCTTTGTCTCGGTGAACACTCCCACCAAGACCCGCGGGCTTGGAGCAGGCAAGGCTGCTGACCTCACCTACTGGGAGAGTGCTGCTCGTATGATTGCTGATGTCTCCAAGTCTGACAAGATTGTCGTTGAGAAATCTACTGTCCCTGTCAAGACAGCAGAGGCTATTGAAAAGATTTTGACTCACAACAGCAAGGGCATCAAATACCAGATTCTCTCAAACCCAGAGTTCCTTGCGGAGGGCACAGCGATTGAGGACCTGTTCAAGCCTGACAGAGTGCTAATCGGTGGCCGGGAGACCCCTGAGGGCAGGAAGGCTGTTCAGGCTCTCAAGGATGTATATGCTCACTGGGTTCCTGAGGACAGGATCCTCACCACCAACCTGTGGTCTGCTGAGCTCTCCAAGCTCGCTGCGAATGCATTCTTGGCTCAGAGGATCTCCTCTGTGAATGCCATCTCCGCTCTCTGCGAGGCCACTGGTGCCAATGTGTCTGAGGTGGCTTATGCCGTTGGGAAGGACTCAAGGATTGGCCCCAAGTTCCTGAACTCCAGTGTTGGCTTTGGTGGGTCCTGCTTCCAGAAGGACATCTTGAACCTGGTGTACATCTGCGAGTGCAACGGCCTCCCCGAGGTGGCCAACTACTGGAAGCAGGTCATCAAGATCAATGACTACCAGAAAAGCCGGTTTGTCAACCGGGTGGTGTCCTCCATGTTCAACACTGTAGCTGGCAAGAAGATCGCCGTTCttggctttgccttcaagaagGACACCGGTGACACCAGGGAGACCCCGGCAATTGATGTGTGCAAGGGCCTGCTGGGTGACAAGGCTCAGATCAGCATCTATGATCCCCAGGTCACTGAGGATCAGATCCAGCGGGACCTCGCCATGAACAAGTTCGACTGGGACCACCCGATGCACCTGCAGCCAACAAGCCCCACTGCTGTGAAGCAGGTGAGAGTGGTCTGGGACGCATATGAGGCCACCAAGGGGGCCCATGGCCTCTGCATCCTCACCGAGTGGGATGAGTTCAAGACCTTGGACTACCAGAAGATCTTCGACAACATGCAGAAGCCAGCCTTTGTCTTCGATGGACGCAACATCATCGACGCTGAGAAGCTAAGGGAGATTGGCTTCATCGTCTACTCCATTGGCAAGCCGCTTGATGCGTGGCTCAAGGACATGCCCGCGGTTGCTTAA